Proteins from a single region of Belliella baltica DSM 15883:
- a CDS encoding ATP-binding protein: MLKKRRLILLVAVLGIGALLALNYFLVQRSQYDRILEPIERKIHDVEAKFDQDFIEILMQNRPDEKLSFSNLLVNGNYPYYLFDSAGNLAFWSDFTNMPDFDLLNQKKQHQYYEDKKGIFYLRLRSIKRFDETYWLVQLYPLNYKREVQNDFLISGFNPELFGNSRVILSKQSKGGNSNINSKNGEFIFSIEFESGYESVNKERNVTLLVFFFSLLILVLIVGYDFVLTIWKRGKPYLAILYAAGILFSIRGFMLFFNFPQNFFDFPLFDSSKYASSWFNPSLGDLLLNTICSLIIFSLLLGILASKGFQNKFNLLRSNFKEGTFILLAYLLSTILLALFYGLYINILSNSQWDLNILSLPSFDYFKMISLLIVFFGGTMYLLFSILGINLVLSSEKIERSQALRVLVYFSVPLGLALAYFNWVYLIAFLAHFILLVSIVSFELYKNVFKLGFNTFLTFFFGCLIGAVITGIASHQVYLERQLQAKERFGTQQLIENDVMAEFYLAGIMDRIKSDLFIKNTLIDPFQSNEAIDRKIRKIHLTNYFDQYDIDLKIFNAAGDNVLDRMDDVKLQDLRLKYIKSDFATTIRDLYFIKGVQEGVGNRYISFIPLLRDGALIGTAYLELRQLKILPGSVFPKLLMDRKYNVNLNDRNYDYALFIDRELQYSVGVFNYRTMDLEAFQKQSKLYSIGIYEKKYHHLGIESEDKLVVVSSPVYPIYYILADISLFFVAFIILTLISVLIFTIVQGLTRFKFNYATKLQMYLNFAFFFPILTISLIIIGLLTNSYREELHRQYFQKASLVGDNLSAVLERQAIGEADKDDFAEMVNNLAGTTNVEINVFDPEGMLIATSQPNTFDKGILTKYINPRAIVEIIEGQNNRALLEEKIGSLGYKSVYLAIRSSNSQQIRAILAIPFFESESELDLLIADVLSNIANIFVLIFIIFLFVSYFVSKNLTFPFNLLTQKLKNTDLDSNEPMYWPSNDEIGLLVNEYNNMLFKLEASKKILSNTEKESAWREMAKQVAHEIKNPLTPMKLTLQHLLRLQAMGNLEDPEKLKKPLETLIHQIDTLSDIATSFSTFAKMPLPKNIQMDFRKVVLDTIELFKSREKGIVTFEDLVPDRQLTVMGDDQLFGRVISNLIINGIQAVESKKKAQIKVFLNIENHKVILKIKDNGKGISDELKDKIFIPNFSTKSEGSGLGLAIAKRGVETAGGKIWFDTEKGKGSTFYLAFDLVE, from the coding sequence ATGCTTAAAAAAAGACGTCTTATACTTCTTGTTGCAGTACTTGGAATAGGTGCTCTTCTAGCATTGAACTATTTTTTAGTTCAAAGAAGTCAATACGACAGGATTCTTGAACCTATTGAAAGAAAAATCCATGATGTAGAAGCAAAATTTGATCAAGACTTTATTGAGATTTTGATGCAAAATAGGCCAGATGAAAAATTGTCTTTTTCAAATTTATTAGTTAATGGTAATTACCCATATTATTTATTTGATTCCGCAGGTAACCTAGCTTTTTGGTCTGATTTTACTAATATGCCAGATTTTGATTTATTAAATCAAAAGAAGCAGCATCAATATTACGAAGATAAAAAAGGCATTTTCTATTTAAGGTTACGAAGCATCAAGAGGTTTGATGAAACATATTGGCTGGTGCAATTGTACCCGTTAAATTATAAAAGAGAAGTGCAGAATGATTTTTTAATATCAGGATTTAATCCTGAACTTTTCGGGAATAGTCGAGTCATTCTATCAAAACAGAGCAAGGGAGGGAATTCTAATATAAATAGCAAAAATGGAGAATTCATTTTTTCAATTGAATTTGAATCAGGATACGAATCTGTAAATAAAGAGCGGAATGTTACACTTCTCGTCTTTTTCTTTTCACTGTTGATTTTAGTATTGATCGTTGGGTATGATTTTGTTCTCACGATATGGAAAAGAGGTAAACCGTACCTAGCGATTCTTTATGCTGCTGGTATTTTATTTTCTATTCGAGGGTTTATGTTATTTTTTAACTTTCCTCAAAATTTCTTTGATTTCCCTCTCTTTGATTCAAGTAAATATGCTTCTTCTTGGTTTAATCCAAGTTTGGGAGATCTGCTTTTGAATACAATTTGCAGTTTGATCATTTTTTCTTTGTTACTAGGTATTCTTGCTAGCAAAGGCTTTCAGAATAAATTCAATTTGCTTCGTTCCAATTTTAAAGAAGGTACATTTATTTTATTAGCATATTTATTGTCTACAATCTTATTGGCACTTTTTTATGGATTGTATATTAACATTTTAAGTAACTCTCAATGGGACTTGAATATTTTGTCGCTCCCATCTTTTGATTACTTTAAAATGATCAGTCTCCTGATTGTTTTTTTTGGAGGTACCATGTATTTGCTGTTTTCTATTTTGGGAATCAACTTAGTTTTAAGTAGTGAGAAAATTGAAAGATCTCAAGCTTTAAGAGTTTTGGTTTATTTTTCAGTTCCTCTTGGCTTGGCACTTGCATATTTTAATTGGGTGTATCTAATAGCTTTTTTAGCCCATTTCATCTTGCTGGTATCAATAGTAAGCTTTGAATTATATAAGAATGTTTTTAAACTTGGATTCAATACATTTCTCACTTTTTTCTTTGGCTGTTTGATAGGAGCCGTGATCACTGGAATTGCCTCTCATCAAGTTTATTTAGAAAGACAATTGCAAGCCAAAGAAAGATTTGGCACACAGCAGTTAATAGAAAATGATGTGATGGCAGAGTTTTATTTAGCTGGTATTATGGATAGAATTAAATCTGATTTGTTTATAAAAAATACCCTGATAGACCCTTTTCAATCTAATGAAGCTATTGATAGGAAAATTAGAAAAATTCATTTAACAAACTATTTTGATCAATATGATATTGATTTAAAGATTTTTAATGCTGCCGGAGATAATGTGCTTGATAGGATGGATGATGTAAAGCTTCAAGACTTAAGATTAAAATATATTAAAAGCGATTTTGCTACCACTATAAGAGATTTATATTTTATAAAAGGAGTTCAAGAGGGAGTTGGAAATAGATATATTTCTTTTATTCCACTTTTAAGAGATGGTGCGCTAATTGGAACAGCTTATTTAGAACTAAGGCAATTGAAAATTCTTCCAGGTTCTGTATTTCCTAAACTTTTAATGGACAGAAAGTATAATGTCAACCTGAATGATAGGAATTATGACTATGCTTTATTCATTGATAGAGAGCTTCAATATTCCGTTGGTGTTTTCAATTACAGAACTATGGATTTGGAGGCTTTTCAAAAGCAATCAAAGCTCTATTCAATTGGGATTTATGAAAAAAAATATCATCACCTTGGTATAGAAAGTGAAGATAAACTGGTAGTGGTTTCATCTCCTGTTTATCCGATCTATTACATTCTTGCAGATATTTCACTTTTTTTTGTAGCCTTTATCATACTTACTTTAATTAGTGTTTTGATTTTTACAATTGTCCAAGGGTTGACAAGATTTAAATTCAATTATGCAACGAAACTTCAGATGTATTTGAATTTTGCATTCTTTTTCCCGATACTAACGATCAGCTTAATTATCATTGGTTTATTGACAAATTCCTACAGGGAAGAATTACATCGCCAATATTTTCAAAAAGCTTCATTAGTAGGTGATAACCTTTCGGCAGTATTGGAGAGACAAGCTATAGGAGAAGCAGATAAAGACGACTTTGCAGAGATGGTGAATAACCTCGCTGGTACCACAAATGTTGAAATCAATGTATTTGATCCAGAAGGAATGCTGATCGCTACATCACAGCCGAATACTTTCGATAAGGGGATATTGACCAAGTATATCAACCCACGAGCAATTGTTGAAATTATTGAAGGCCAGAATAATAGAGCTTTGCTGGAAGAGAAAATAGGTTCCTTAGGTTACAAATCTGTATACCTGGCTATCAGATCTTCCAATAGTCAACAGATAAGAGCTATTCTTGCTATTCCATTCTTTGAATCTGAGTCTGAATTAGATTTATTGATTGCAGATGTCTTGAGTAATATAGCCAACATATTTGTTTTGATTTTTATCATATTTTTATTCGTATCCTATTTTGTTTCAAAGAACCTTACTTTTCCTTTCAATCTTTTGACTCAAAAATTAAAAAATACAGATTTGGATAGCAATGAACCTATGTATTGGCCATCTAATGATGAAATTGGACTCTTAGTAAACGAATACAATAACATGCTTTTCAAACTAGAAGCCAGTAAGAAAATTCTTTCTAATACGGAGAAGGAGTCAGCTTGGAGAGAAATGGCCAAACAAGTTGCACACGAGATTAAAAACCCTCTTACTCCAATGAAGCTTACCCTTCAACACTTATTGAGACTTCAGGCTATGGGAAATCTTGAGGATCCAGAGAAGCTCAAAAAACCGCTAGAGACATTGATTCATCAAATCGATACACTCAGTGATATCGCAACATCTTTTTCTACTTTTGCAAAAATGCCACTTCCCAAAAATATTCAAATGGACTTCAGGAAAGTGGTTTTGGATACGATTGAGTTATTTAAAAGTAGAGAAAAGGGGATTGTTACTTTTGAAGATTTAGTTCCAGATAGACAATTGACTGTAATGGGAGACGATCAACTTTTTGGAAGGGTGATTTCCAATCTGATAATCAATGGTATCCAAGCTGTAGAATCAAAAAAGAAAGCTCAAATTAAGGTGTTTTTAAATATCGAGAATCATAAAGTGATTCTGAAAATAAAAGATAATGGAAAAGGAATTTCAGATGAACTGAAAGATAAAATCTTTATCCCTAATTTTAGTACCAAGTCAGAAGGGTCAGGGCTTGGCTTGGCTATTGCTAAAAGAGGAGTAGAGACCGCTGGAGGTAAAATTTGGTTTGATACAGAGAAAGGTAAAGGGTCTACATTTTATTTAGCTTTTGATTTAGTTGAATAA
- a CDS encoding COX15/CtaA family protein: MNQKNLKNINSFRTISLITVIAVYFLILVGGVVRSTGSGMGCPDWPKCFGSWVPPTSVNQLPNDYQEIYLQKRILKNERFVASLEKLGFSEKAEEIKNDKSILIEEEFNPVKTWIEYINRLIGVLIGLFILLTVYRSLPLWKEDKLIPILSFASLVLVVFQGWIGSIVVSTNLLAWMITLHMLLALLLVCLLIYIHFRAHHLYKKISFRTEKPSRLFTILMIGFILMIVQIVLGTQVREEIDQIAFAMGNLMRGTWIESMGVTFLVHRSYSLLLLAIHILFIYKIYKYSVRRSGIFKLSQLLLIVITFEILTGVGMAYFAIPAFLQPVHLLFGSLIIGIQFLLLLNLQDQRKLTFEN; the protein is encoded by the coding sequence ATGAATCAAAAGAATCTTAAAAATATAAACAGCTTTCGCACAATCTCATTGATTACTGTGATAGCTGTTTATTTTCTGATATTGGTTGGTGGTGTTGTCCGAAGTACCGGTTCAGGTATGGGCTGTCCCGACTGGCCAAAATGCTTTGGGAGCTGGGTTCCGCCAACGAGTGTGAATCAGCTCCCAAATGATTATCAGGAGATTTATTTACAAAAGCGGATTCTGAAAAATGAACGCTTTGTAGCTAGTCTTGAAAAACTAGGTTTCTCTGAAAAGGCAGAGGAAATAAAAAATGACAAGTCGATTCTTATAGAAGAGGAATTCAATCCAGTAAAAACTTGGATTGAATATATTAATAGGTTGATAGGTGTTTTGATAGGGTTATTCATCCTGCTGACAGTGTATCGATCTTTACCACTTTGGAAAGAAGATAAGCTCATACCAATTCTCTCGTTTGCAAGTTTGGTATTGGTTGTCTTTCAAGGTTGGATTGGCTCTATTGTCGTATCGACAAACCTACTTGCTTGGATGATAACATTACATATGTTATTAGCCTTGTTACTCGTTTGCTTATTGATTTATATTCATTTCAGAGCACATCACCTTTATAAAAAAATCTCTTTCAGAACAGAAAAGCCTTCTAGACTATTTACCATCTTAATGATTGGTTTCATTTTGATGATTGTACAAATTGTCTTAGGAACGCAGGTAAGAGAAGAAATAGATCAAATAGCTTTTGCTATGGGGAATTTGATGAGAGGAACATGGATAGAATCCATGGGTGTAACTTTCCTTGTTCATAGGTCTTATTCTCTTTTACTCCTAGCAATTCACATTCTGTTTATCTACAAGATTTATAAATATTCAGTTAGACGTTCAGGTATTTTCAAGTTATCGCAATTGCTACTTATTGTTATTACATTTGAAATATTGACAGGGGTTGGAATGGCATACTTTGCTATACCTGCCTTTTTGCAACCTGTTCATCTCTTATTTGGCTCATTGATTATAGGAATTCAATTTCTGCTCTTGTTAAATCTTCAAGATCAGAGAAAATTAACATTTGAAAATTAG
- a CDS encoding DUF420 domain-containing protein, translating into MEKSNVLLNREDKGIIRWVTIIAIAVPLLVAVLLFMPSKIDLASEWVYFLPHLNAVINSAASVALILGLIFIKSGNITYHRASMTTAFGLGAIFLVSYVIYHAAAESTSFGGEGMIKSIYYFILITHIILAAVALFPILLAYYYGYTDQRAKHKKVVRFAYPIWLYVTISGVLVYLMISPYYGF; encoded by the coding sequence ATGGAAAAGAGTAATGTATTGTTGAATAGAGAAGATAAAGGAATCATTAGATGGGTGACCATAATTGCAATTGCCGTTCCTTTGCTGGTTGCGGTTCTTTTGTTTATGCCATCTAAAATAGACTTGGCTAGCGAGTGGGTTTATTTCCTGCCTCATTTGAATGCGGTAATTAATTCAGCAGCATCAGTGGCGCTAATTCTTGGTTTGATTTTCATCAAGAGTGGAAATATCACTTACCATAGAGCTTCTATGACAACAGCCTTTGGACTAGGAGCGATTTTCTTAGTTTCTTATGTGATCTATCATGCAGCAGCTGAAAGCACGTCATTCGGTGGTGAGGGAATGATTAAGTCTATTTATTACTTTATATTGATAACACATATTATCTTAGCGGCAGTAGCATTGTTCCCGATTCTGTTGGCATATTATTATGGCTACACAGATCAAAGAGCAAAACACAAAAAAGTTGTTAGATTTGCATATCCGATTTGGCTTTATGTAACTATTTCTGGGGTGCTAGTGTATTTGATGATTAGTCCCTATTATGGTTTCTAA
- a CDS encoding cytochrome c oxidase subunit 3, whose product MEEKFAYIEGAEQPIAMHPKKFSLWLFMVTVVMIFAGLTSAYIVRQSEGNWLEFDLPSVFYWTSGIIVLSSVFLHWAYLSAKKDNLISLRIGITMASILGIAFLIGQWYSFVALVDMDVYLVGNPAGSFLYIFTGLHGLHLVSGVIFLIIVLISSFRYKVHSQSMVSMEMCVTYWHFLGALWLYLFTFMLLNH is encoded by the coding sequence ATGGAAGAAAAATTCGCATATATAGAAGGTGCCGAGCAACCTATTGCAATGCATCCTAAAAAGTTCTCTTTATGGCTTTTTATGGTGACTGTTGTAATGATTTTTGCTGGGCTGACAAGTGCATATATAGTACGTCAATCAGAGGGGAATTGGTTGGAGTTTGACCTTCCTTCTGTTTTTTATTGGACATCAGGTATTATCGTCTTGAGTAGTGTTTTCTTACACTGGGCGTACCTTTCAGCAAAAAAAGATAATTTGATTAGTTTGAGAATTGGTATAACAATGGCATCAATTCTAGGAATTGCATTTTTAATTGGACAATGGTATAGTTTTGTGGCACTTGTGGATATGGATGTCTACCTAGTTGGGAATCCTGCGGGTTCATTTTTATATATTTTCACGGGTCTTCATGGATTGCACTTAGTTAGTGGTGTGATTTTTCTAATAATTGTGTTAATTTCGTCCTTTAGATATAAGGTGCATTCTCAATCCATGGTGTCTATGGAAATGTGTGTGACTTATTGGCACTTCTTAGGTGCGCTATGGTTATACCTATTTACATTCATGCTTCTAAATCATTAA
- a CDS encoding cytochrome c oxidase subunit 3, which yields MSTTATAIGVSSKRGIWGGGNEPLKASYGKLMMWFFLLSDIFTFAAFLITYAAIRVSYPGYSGSMETFQGSNEYWPVPELVFDAFPFAHGAHLPLVFVGLMTFILILSSVTMVLAVEAGHRNDRQDVVKWMLWTLLGGICFLSCQAWEWSHFIHGSDEGSLITFVNSMNQVVSETIYGANLAVNEYGPAAFAQLFFFITGFHGFHVTIGVILLFLAFYQAAVGVYERRGHYEMIEKIGLYWHFVDLVWVFVFTFFYLI from the coding sequence ATGTCAACGACTGCGACAGCAATTGGAGTTAGCTCCAAAAGAGGAATCTGGGGAGGTGGAAATGAACCACTTAAGGCCAGTTATGGAAAACTCATGATGTGGTTTTTCTTACTTTCGGATATCTTTACTTTTGCCGCCTTTTTGATAACTTATGCTGCCATTAGGGTAAGTTATCCTGGCTATTCAGGCTCAATGGAAACATTCCAAGGGTCAAATGAGTATTGGCCTGTTCCGGAATTGGTTTTTGATGCTTTTCCTTTTGCGCATGGAGCACATTTGCCTCTTGTGTTTGTAGGTTTAATGACTTTTATTTTGATTTTAAGTTCAGTTACTATGGTATTGGCTGTGGAAGCTGGACATAGAAATGATAGGCAAGATGTAGTGAAATGGATGCTTTGGACTTTATTAGGAGGGATATGTTTCTTAAGTTGCCAAGCTTGGGAATGGTCTCACTTTATTCATGGTTCAGATGAAGGGTCATTGATTACTTTTGTTAATTCTATGAATCAAGTTGTGTCTGAGACAATATATGGGGCTAATCTTGCTGTTAATGAATATGGACCAGCTGCTTTTGCTCAGTTATTCTTTTTCATAACAGGTTTTCACGGTTTTCACGTTACCATAGGTGTTATTTTGCTGTTTTTAGCATTTTATCAAGCAGCAGTTGGTGTCTATGAAAGAAGAGGTCATTATGAAATGATAGAAAAAATCGGTTTGTATTGGCACTTTGTGGATCTTGTGTGGGTATTTGTATTTACCTTCTTCTACTTAATCTAA
- a CDS encoding cytochrome C oxidase subunit IV family protein, giving the protein MALQENKSALEVIPRDNEKIKKIWKTAGILLAITLVEFVMAFTMDRGLLLYFLFIALTIWKAKYIMMEFMHLGEEAKPLFYSIIVPLIFLVWLVIALVKEGTDIFMMRW; this is encoded by the coding sequence ATGGCGTTACAAGAAAATAAATCAGCTTTGGAAGTAATTCCAAGAGATAACGAAAAGATAAAAAAAATCTGGAAAACAGCAGGTATCCTATTGGCGATTACTCTTGTAGAGTTCGTAATGGCGTTTACTATGGATAGAGGTTTACTGCTGTACTTCTTATTTATAGCTTTGACCATTTGGAAAGCTAAATATATTATGATGGAGTTCATGCACTTAGGTGAAGAAGCAAAACCTTTGTTCTATTCTATCATAGTACCTTTGATATTCTTAGTTTGGTTGGTTATTGCACTAGTCAAAGAAGGAACAGATATCTTCATGATGAGGTGGTAG
- a CDS encoding SCO family protein encodes MRGIRILQGFVLLCILLVPVVIIVFLKTMTSNTYEIPIYYESGVDNPLMECDFVENKQHAIPDFSFTSQDNETIGRADMEGKITVVDFFFTSCPSICPVMSTEMERVDDVFRDVDDVQIFSISIDPDFDTPEILQEYATLHQATKGKWFFLTGDKEVTYDLARCGFILPAMDGGDVPDDFVHSDKFVLIDEEGRIRGYYSGTNREEVDRLILETKILLYGKE; translated from the coding sequence ATGAGAGGAATTAGAATACTTCAAGGATTTGTATTATTGTGCATTTTATTGGTACCTGTTGTTATCATTGTTTTTCTAAAAACAATGACATCCAATACATACGAAATTCCTATTTACTACGAATCAGGTGTGGACAACCCATTAATGGAATGTGATTTTGTTGAAAATAAGCAACATGCAATACCTGATTTTTCATTTACTTCTCAGGATAACGAAACTATTGGAAGAGCTGATATGGAAGGAAAAATTACCGTTGTCGATTTTTTCTTCACTTCCTGTCCGAGTATTTGTCCAGTAATGTCTACTGAAATGGAAAGGGTAGATGATGTATTTAGAGATGTTGATGATGTTCAAATCTTTTCTATTTCCATTGATCCAGATTTTGATACTCCCGAGATTCTTCAAGAATATGCCACGTTGCATCAAGCTACCAAAGGAAAGTGGTTTTTCTTAACAGGTGACAAAGAAGTGACTTATGACCTCGCAAGATGTGGTTTTATCCTTCCCGCAATGGATGGTGGAGATGTGCCCGATGATTTTGTTCATTCTGACAAATTTGTTTTAATTGACGAAGAAGGTCGGATAAGAGGATATTATAGTGGAACTAACAGAGAAGAAGTAGATAGATTAATACTAGAAACAAAAATTCTATTATATGGAAAAGAGTAA
- the cyoE gene encoding heme o synthase, which yields MRTLNISEDTILDAIAFRAKAYYELIKFRLSALVTFSAVFGFILGDSGVMFSWGKFFALMIGGFLISGASGAANEIWERDYDKLMKRTQNRPLPTKQISLKEAYWFTSIIALIGISVLWVFTNPLTTGLGVLSMILYVFVYTPLKRVGPIAVFVGAIPGAMPPLLGWTAATGAISHEALIIFGIQFVWQFPHFWAIAWVSDEDYKKAGFKLLPSGGKKDLNTAIQIMIYTLFLLPLGLLPTYFGLTGINSGIVATICGVLFLAQTFSLMRDCSRKSALKIMFGSFLYLPIVQIAYLLDKI from the coding sequence ATGAGAACTTTAAATATTTCTGAAGATACTATATTAGATGCTATTGCTTTTAGAGCAAAAGCATATTATGAATTGATCAAATTCAGGTTATCTGCATTGGTTACATTCTCAGCAGTGTTTGGGTTTATTCTTGGTGATTCCGGAGTAATGTTTTCTTGGGGGAAATTCTTTGCCTTAATGATAGGTGGGTTTCTAATTTCAGGAGCTTCAGGTGCTGCCAACGAAATATGGGAAAGAGATTATGATAAGCTGATGAAGCGAACTCAAAATCGGCCACTGCCCACCAAGCAAATTTCATTGAAAGAAGCCTATTGGTTTACATCAATTATCGCTTTGATAGGAATCAGTGTATTATGGGTTTTTACAAACCCATTGACAACAGGTTTAGGTGTATTAAGTATGATACTTTACGTATTTGTATATACTCCTCTGAAAAGAGTTGGCCCTATTGCTGTTTTTGTAGGAGCAATTCCTGGTGCTATGCCTCCCTTGTTAGGTTGGACAGCTGCTACTGGTGCAATTTCCCATGAAGCATTAATAATTTTTGGAATTCAATTTGTTTGGCAATTCCCACATTTTTGGGCGATAGCTTGGGTTAGTGATGAGGATTATAAAAAGGCAGGTTTCAAATTACTTCCAAGTGGCGGTAAAAAAGATTTGAATACAGCAATTCAGATTATGATTTACACCTTGTTTCTTCTACCACTTGGATTACTTCCAACCTATTTTGGTTTGACAGGAATCAATTCAGGTATTGTTGCAACAATTTGTGGTGTTTTATTCTTAGCTCAAACTTTTTCTTTGATGCGTGACTGCTCAAGAAAGTCTGCTTTGAAAATTATGTTTGGATCATTTCTCTATCTTCCTATCGTTCAGATCGCATACTTATTAGATAAAATTTAA